In bacterium (Candidatus Blackallbacteria) CG13_big_fil_rev_8_21_14_2_50_49_14, one DNA window encodes the following:
- a CDS encoding single-stranded DNA-binding protein (binds to single stranded DNA and may facilitate the binding and interaction of other proteins to DNA) translates to MAANNQIVVIGRAGNNVSDDMRHTQSGTAIAEVRLAVNRTTKDASGNPITDWISCKFWDKQAERLGEFVKKGDLISVTGALRVDNWESPQGEKRQKYYVHGENFQMLESRRAREERTGDFGGGAPAPRREAAPARAAAPSSSHNDFGGDEFVDDDELPPF, encoded by the coding sequence ATGGCCGCTAATAATCAAATTGTCGTGATTGGACGCGCAGGAAACAATGTTTCCGACGATATGCGTCATACCCAAAGTGGAACCGCCATCGCAGAAGTGCGTTTGGCTGTCAACCGCACCACCAAAGACGCTTCAGGCAATCCCATCACCGACTGGATCAGCTGTAAATTCTGGGACAAACAGGCCGAACGCCTGGGTGAGTTTGTCAAAAAAGGGGATTTGATCAGCGTGACCGGCGCGTTACGTGTCGACAACTGGGAAAGCCCCCAAGGTGAAAAACGTCAAAAATACTATGTTCATGGTGAAAACTTCCAAATGCTCGAATCCCGCCGGGCCCGTGAAGAGCGCACCGGTGATTTTGGCGGAGGGGCACCCGCTCCTCGGCGTGAAGCTGCTCCAGCGCGCGCAGCAGCCCCCTCCTCATCTCATAATGATTTTGGCGGAGATGAATTTGTAGACGATGATGAACTGCCGCCTTTTTGA
- a CDS encoding 30S ribosomal protein S16 codes for MVKIRLKRFGTKKRPVYRVVVIDSRSRRDGRPIEEIGFYDPRQEPSIIRFKEDSLKKWLDQGAQPTDVVERLIKQAQSA; via the coding sequence ATGGTCAAGATTCGACTGAAACGTTTCGGAACAAAAAAAAGACCCGTATACCGTGTTGTGGTGATCGATTCACGCAGCCGTCGCGATGGTCGTCCGATCGAAGAAATTGGTTTTTATGATCCCCGTCAGGAACCTTCCATCATCCGCTTTAAAGAAGATTCTCTGAAAAAATGGCTCGACCAAGGTGCTCAACCTACAGATGTGGTAGAGCGTCTGATCAAACAAGCCCAGAGCGCTTAA
- a CDS encoding RNA-binding protein, whose protein sequence is MAVTDAVELIVKMLVKYPEDVGIQVNSFEPEEEDLSQLDISLQVHPDDRGRVIGRRGKTINALRTVIKAAAVKSQQRINIEVLDN, encoded by the coding sequence ATGGCTGTTACCGATGCAGTAGAATTGATCGTCAAAATGTTGGTCAAATACCCTGAAGATGTCGGCATTCAGGTCAATAGTTTTGAACCTGAAGAAGAGGATCTGTCCCAATTGGACATTAGCCTCCAGGTACATCCAGATGACCGCGGACGCGTAATCGGACGCAGGGGCAAAACAATCAATGCGTTGCGTACGGTCATTAAAGCAGCTGCGGTTAAGTCTCAGCAGCGCATTAATATAGAAGTTCTGGATAACTAA
- a CDS encoding peptide ABC transporter ATP-binding protein, which translates to MAQEALLKVIDLATYFTTEEGTVKAVDGVDFEVRRGEVVGVVGESGCGKSITSMSVLRLIAKPQGKIVRGKILFEGQDLLALSEEDMRKIRGNKIALISQDPMTSLNPVLTVGEQIMEAIMLHQGLERDAAKTKAIEMLRKVGIPEPEKRVDQYPHQFSGGMRQRAIIAMALSCEPKLLIADEPTTALDVTIQAQILDLMREIKEKYNAGIIFITHDLGVVAEMCDFVCVMYAGKVVEATDVFTLFKTPSHPYTLGLLKSIPRLDEIKDRLDSIDGQPPSLSKLPKGCAFAPRCVEAKEICKQKEPELIRVGVNQFARCLMRDEWKAEEAQ; encoded by the coding sequence GTGGCGCAAGAGGCACTACTCAAGGTAATAGACCTGGCAACCTATTTCACTACTGAAGAGGGTACTGTTAAGGCTGTAGACGGCGTAGACTTTGAAGTTCGCCGTGGCGAAGTGGTGGGTGTAGTCGGTGAGTCCGGCTGCGGCAAGAGTATCACTTCCATGTCGGTACTGCGCTTGATTGCAAAGCCCCAAGGGAAAATTGTCAGAGGCAAAATTCTCTTTGAAGGCCAAGATTTATTGGCCCTTTCTGAAGAAGATATGCGTAAAATCCGCGGTAATAAAATTGCCCTGATTTCACAAGACCCCATGACCTCGCTCAACCCTGTTTTAACCGTTGGCGAACAGATCATGGAAGCCATCATGCTCCACCAAGGTTTGGAGCGGGATGCCGCTAAAACCAAAGCGATTGAAATGCTGCGCAAAGTGGGCATTCCTGAACCCGAAAAACGTGTCGATCAATACCCGCACCAATTTTCAGGTGGGATGCGCCAGCGTGCCATTATCGCCATGGCTCTCTCCTGCGAACCCAAACTCTTGATTGCCGATGAGCCCACCACAGCCCTCGATGTCACGATTCAGGCTCAAATTCTTGATTTGATGCGTGAAATCAAAGAAAAATACAATGCCGGGATTATTTTTATTACCCACGATTTGGGTGTTGTGGCTGAAATGTGTGATTTTGTCTGCGTTATGTATGCAGGCAAAGTGGTAGAGGCCACCGATGTCTTTACCCTGTTTAAAACCCCCAGCCACCCCTATACCCTGGGTCTTTTAAAATCTATCCCCCGTTTGGATGAAATCAAAGATCGGCTGGACTCGATTGACGGACAACCCCCCAGCCTGAGCAAACTGCCCAAAGGCTGTGCTTTTGCACCCCGTTGTGTTGAAGCCAAAGAAATCTGCAAACAAAAAGAACCCGAACTGATCCGGGTAGGCGTCAACCAATTTGCACGCTGCCTGATGCGCGATGAATGGAAGGCCGAGGAAGCACAATGA
- a CDS encoding tRNA uridine-5-carboxymethylaminomethyl(34) synthesis enzyme MnmG has product MLILNQDENSFDVIVVGAGHAGCEAALAAARMGCKTLLLTINLDTMAWMPCNPAVGGLAKGTLVREVDALGGQMAKVTDRSYLQIRTLNRSKGPAVQALRAQSDKKLYSRIMRQVLETEPNLKIKQAMVDQVILENGKIAGLRTHFGMEYRTEALVLTTGTFLQGKIFVGQTAFSAGRSGEFSAEQLSLNLRELGVRTHRLKTGTSPRIDRRSINFSILEEQPGEEPIRFFSFQPPETALPQHVCWITATNLETHRVITDNIQLSPMYSGMIDGVGPRYCPSIEDKVVRFADREQHPVFLEPEGADSTEIYVQGMSTCLPEPVQLAMLRTMKGLEKVEIIRPAYAVEYDAIPATQLHPWLELQAVPGLFTAGQINGTSGYEEAAAQGIVAGINAARKAQGQDYIIFKRSESYIGTLIDDLVTKEISDPYRMLTSRSEHRLMLRHDNADLRLTELGYRIGLAGEDRWQRLQEKRETIARELERLKQTRVKAHELNSVIEHLDLPAGSMTLVELLRRPDMPYALLERHFPPETGLLDPECAEQVEIQVKYAGYIKRQQVQVERSQRLENLEIPLAFDYYAVKALSREAQDKLSKLKPASLGQAAQVGGVTPADISVLLVALEAAKRKTVAGVV; this is encoded by the coding sequence ATGTTGATACTGAACCAGGACGAAAATAGCTTTGACGTGATTGTGGTGGGCGCAGGCCATGCTGGCTGTGAAGCAGCTTTGGCAGCAGCACGTATGGGCTGTAAAACGCTCCTGTTGACTATCAATCTCGATACGATGGCCTGGATGCCCTGCAATCCTGCCGTGGGCGGCTTGGCCAAGGGAACTCTGGTCAGAGAAGTGGATGCCTTGGGTGGTCAGATGGCCAAGGTCACCGATCGCAGCTATTTGCAGATTCGTACCCTGAACCGTTCCAAAGGGCCTGCTGTGCAGGCCTTACGCGCCCAGAGCGATAAAAAACTCTACAGCCGCATCATGCGCCAGGTACTTGAAACTGAACCCAATCTCAAAATCAAACAGGCCATGGTGGATCAGGTGATCCTCGAAAATGGAAAGATCGCAGGTCTGCGCACCCATTTTGGCATGGAATACCGCACAGAAGCCTTGGTCTTAACGACCGGCACGTTTTTGCAGGGTAAAATATTTGTGGGCCAGACCGCTTTTTCAGCGGGTCGTTCCGGTGAGTTTTCGGCTGAACAGCTCTCACTCAATCTGCGTGAATTGGGAGTGCGTACCCACCGTTTAAAAACGGGCACCTCGCCCCGGATTGACCGCCGCAGCATCAATTTTTCGATTCTTGAAGAACAGCCGGGCGAAGAACCGATCCGTTTTTTCTCGTTTCAACCGCCAGAAACGGCCTTGCCCCAGCATGTCTGCTGGATCACCGCGACCAATCTGGAAACCCACCGGGTGATTACCGATAATATTCAGCTTTCACCCATGTACAGCGGCATGATTGATGGGGTGGGCCCGCGCTATTGTCCTTCGATTGAAGACAAGGTCGTGCGTTTTGCCGATCGTGAACAGCACCCTGTCTTTTTGGAGCCAGAAGGCGCAGACAGCACTGAGATTTATGTTCAGGGCATGTCGACCTGTTTGCCCGAGCCCGTTCAGTTGGCCATGTTGCGCACCATGAAAGGGCTTGAAAAGGTTGAAATCATTCGCCCAGCCTATGCCGTAGAATACGATGCCATTCCCGCTACGCAACTGCATCCCTGGCTGGAGCTGCAGGCGGTTCCTGGGCTGTTTACCGCAGGCCAGATCAATGGCACCAGTGGGTATGAAGAAGCGGCTGCCCAGGGGATTGTGGCGGGGATCAATGCCGCCCGCAAGGCCCAGGGGCAGGATTATATTATTTTCAAACGCTCTGAATCGTATATCGGCACCCTGATTGATGATTTGGTCACCAAAGAAATCTCAGACCCCTATCGCATGCTCACTTCGCGTTCAGAGCACCGTTTGATGCTGCGTCACGACAATGCGGATCTGCGTTTGACGGAACTGGGCTATCGGATTGGCTTGGCGGGCGAAGATCGTTGGCAGCGCCTGCAAGAAAAGCGTGAAACGATTGCCCGTGAACTTGAGCGTTTGAAACAGACCCGCGTGAAGGCCCATGAATTGAATTCAGTGATTGAACACCTCGATCTTCCGGCCGGCAGCATGACCTTGGTTGAATTGCTGCGCCGTCCGGATATGCCCTATGCGCTTTTAGAACGCCATTTCCCGCCTGAAACAGGTTTGCTCGATCCTGAGTGTGCCGAACAGGTTGAAATTCAGGTCAAATATGCAGGCTATATCAAGCGCCAGCAGGTTCAGGTTGAGCGTTCCCAGCGGCTTGAAAACCTTGAGATTCCACTTGCCTTTGATTATTACGCGGTCAAAGCGCTTTCGCGTGAGGCCCAGGATAAACTGAGTAAATTAAAACCTGCCTCCCTCGGCCAGGCTGCCCAGGTGGGCGGTGTGACCCCGGCAGATATCTCGGTTTTGCTGGTAGCGCTTGAAGCGGCCAAGCGGAAAACCGTGGCGGGCGTGGTTTAG
- the hydA gene encoding dihydropyrimidinase, producing MSLLIKNGRIVTAVDDYHADVFIENDTVTLIGKNLEMPADQVIDAAGKLVIPGGIDPHTHMDMPFGGTVSADDFETGTRAAACGGTTTIIDFAIQTKGKSTFEALDTWHAKAEGKAAIDYGFHMIITDLPEERIPEMTRLANEGITSYKLFMAYPGVLYADDGTIFRAMRKAGQDGTVICMHAENGIVIDEIIKDAIREGKTDPKWHALTRPTRMEAEGVHRAISIAEVAGVPVYIVHLSSSDALEQVSLARQRGVAAFAETCPQYLFLDQSYYFKEGFEGAKYVMTPALREQWNQDKLWRGLRFGDLQSIATDHCPFCFKDQKELGLHDFTKIPNGGPGVENRMSLVYNGGVVGGRISVNKFVELTSTAAAKTFGLFPKKGTIAIGSDADIVIFDPERKETISINNPHMHHMNVDYSLYEGVEVQGIAETVISRGKVVVEKNNYIGRKGDGHFLKRGLYGGLK from the coding sequence ATGTCATTGCTGATTAAGAATGGCCGCATTGTAACCGCAGTAGACGATTATCACGCCGATGTCTTTATAGAGAACGATACGGTCACCCTGATCGGAAAAAATTTGGAAATGCCTGCGGATCAGGTCATCGACGCCGCCGGTAAACTGGTAATTCCCGGTGGAATCGACCCCCATACCCATATGGACATGCCCTTCGGAGGCACCGTTTCAGCGGATGATTTTGAAACAGGCACACGGGCTGCCGCCTGTGGTGGAACCACCACGATTATTGATTTTGCGATTCAGACCAAAGGGAAATCAACCTTTGAAGCGCTCGATACCTGGCATGCCAAAGCCGAAGGCAAAGCGGCAATTGACTATGGCTTTCATATGATTATTACCGACTTACCTGAAGAACGCATTCCTGAAATGACCCGTCTGGCCAATGAAGGCATTACCTCCTATAAATTGTTTATGGCTTATCCTGGTGTACTTTATGCCGATGATGGCACGATTTTCCGCGCCATGCGCAAAGCGGGTCAAGACGGAACCGTGATTTGCATGCACGCTGAAAATGGCATCGTGATTGATGAAATTATCAAAGACGCCATCCGCGAAGGCAAAACCGATCCCAAATGGCATGCCTTGACCCGCCCCACCCGCATGGAGGCAGAAGGCGTCCACCGCGCCATTTCGATCGCCGAAGTGGCAGGGGTGCCTGTGTATATTGTTCACCTCTCTTCTTCTGATGCCCTTGAGCAGGTTTCGCTGGCCCGTCAACGGGGGGTTGCTGCCTTTGCAGAAACCTGCCCTCAGTACCTCTTTCTTGACCAAAGCTATTATTTTAAAGAGGGTTTTGAAGGCGCCAAATATGTCATGACCCCAGCACTGCGCGAACAGTGGAACCAGGATAAACTCTGGAGAGGTTTGCGTTTTGGCGATCTTCAGTCCATCGCCACCGATCACTGCCCCTTCTGTTTTAAAGACCAAAAAGAACTGGGTTTGCATGATTTTACAAAAATCCCCAATGGCGGCCCAGGCGTTGAAAACCGCATGAGTCTTGTCTATAATGGCGGGGTTGTTGGCGGACGCATCTCTGTGAATAAATTCGTGGAACTGACCTCAACGGCAGCGGCCAAAACCTTTGGGCTCTTCCCCAAAAAGGGCACCATTGCCATCGGCTCTGACGCTGATATCGTTATTTTTGATCCTGAACGCAAAGAGACCATCAGCATCAACAATCCCCATATGCACCATATGAACGTAGACTATAGCCTCTATGAAGGGGTAGAAGTTCAGGGCATTGCAGAAACGGTTATCTCCCGAGGCAAAGTCGTTGTCGAGAAAAACAACTATATTGGCCGCAAAGGGGATGGGCATTTTCTTAAAAGAGGCCTTTACGGGGGCCTGAAATAG
- a CDS encoding RNA methyltransferase — translation MSLYDTSTGVYTECKGNAMSEIYLILHNIRSLHNVGSLFRTADGAGVSKIYLTGLTGFPPRKEIHKTALGAEEFVAWEHHWELEPVLNQLKAEGVQLIGVERCERSQHYLRVDYRLPVAFLLGNEVWGLEPEVIESMDALVNIPMHGQKESLNVSVCGGILLYGVRAWAEFKGISL, via the coding sequence ATGTCATTATACGATACATCCACAGGTGTGTACACTGAATGCAAAGGAAATGCTATGTCTGAAATCTATTTAATCCTGCACAATATCCGCTCTTTGCACAATGTTGGGAGTTTGTTTCGTACCGCAGATGGAGCGGGTGTTTCAAAAATATATCTGACAGGCTTGACGGGTTTTCCTCCACGCAAAGAAATTCATAAAACCGCATTGGGGGCTGAAGAGTTTGTGGCCTGGGAGCATCACTGGGAACTTGAACCTGTTTTAAATCAATTAAAAGCAGAGGGGGTTCAATTGATTGGCGTTGAGCGTTGTGAACGCTCTCAGCATTATCTTCGGGTAGATTACCGCTTGCCAGTGGCCTTTTTACTGGGCAATGAGGTTTGGGGACTTGAGCCCGAGGTGATAGAATCCATGGACGCCTTGGTGAATATTCCCATGCATGGCCAGAAAGAATCTCTGAATGTTTCTGTTTGTGGCGGTATCTTGCTCTACGGTGTCAGGGCCTGGGCGGAATTCAAGGGAATTTCCTTATAA
- a CDS encoding DNA-binding response regulator — translation MNKGKVLVVDDEASIRQIVEARLKMAGFEVTTACDGAEAMESYYEVHPDLIVLDIMMPRMDGLQVCREIRKKDTTPIIMLTAKGDIADRINALEMGADDYIIKPFSPRELEARIKAVLRRTYVKPAKPALIEVDEISIDLMRRHVLKNGERVKLTEMEFSLLELLALNPGKPFSRNDILQQVWGYRLNQYSDTRVVDVHVSRLRSKLEKDVSDPELILTARGTGYMFQHYNLNELSEDESL, via the coding sequence ATGAACAAAGGCAAAGTGCTGGTTGTGGACGATGAAGCAAGTATTCGGCAAATCGTTGAGGCCCGTTTAAAAATGGCTGGTTTTGAAGTCACCACAGCCTGCGACGGCGCAGAGGCCATGGAGTCTTATTATGAAGTGCATCCTGATTTGATCGTCTTGGATATCATGATGCCACGTATGGATGGTCTGCAGGTTTGCCGGGAAATTCGAAAAAAAGATACCACACCGATTATTATGCTGACCGCCAAAGGCGATATTGCAGACCGCATCAATGCCTTGGAGATGGGGGCAGATGATTATATTATAAAACCCTTCAGTCCACGTGAGCTTGAGGCGCGCATCAAGGCAGTTTTGCGTCGGACCTATGTTAAACCCGCCAAGCCCGCTTTGATCGAGGTGGACGAGATTTCGATTGATTTGATGCGCCGGCATGTCTTGAAAAATGGAGAGCGCGTCAAACTCACAGAGATGGAGTTCAGTCTTTTAGAATTGCTGGCTTTGAATCCTGGCAAGCCTTTTTCCCGCAATGATATTCTTCAACAGGTTTGGGGCTATCGCCTCAACCAATATTCGGATACCCGCGTGGTGGATGTGCATGTCAGCCGTCTGCGCAGCAAGCTCGAAAAGGACGTCAGCGATCCTGAGTTGATCCTGACGGCCCGTGGTACAGGGTATATGTTTCAACATTATAATCTGAATGAGTTGAGCGAAGACGAAAGCCTCTGA
- a CDS encoding glycogen phosphorylase: MPHRLPNPRTGMEIQSIETDIREHLRYTLAEDKYSSTQWDNYQSLVLAVLDRVHDRWLDTQDNFYQKKSKQVYYLSMEYLVGRLLDNCLINLGIQNETRQALKHLGLDFDQIRSAEWDAGLGNGGLGRLAACFLDSMATQGIAGMGYGIRFDYGMFFQKIHNGYQIESPDQWLRYGNPWDIVRPEVQFKINFYGNTSFHEDSEGEVFVKWENTEKVLAVAYDTPIPGYRNDKAITLRLWKAEAINSLDLTHFNQGEYINAMRDKTLNENISRVLYPNDKEFVGQELRLKQEYFMVAAALQDIFRRFKKMHTDLRKFPDAVAIQCNDTHPNLAIVELMRILIDIERLPWDLAWEITTRTISYTNHTLLPEALEKWPVSLMRLLLPRHLELLYEINRRFLSQITLSSGDDLSSKQHLSIITQGEAPMVQMGHLGVVAAHRVNGVSAVHSDLMTKTIFRDFAELWPEKFINVTNGVTPRRWIKQSNPLLSDLITDKVGLGWVKQLDEIKQLEKYADDAGFQKEIWDIKQKNKATLAAYLKNRHGFELNPHAIFDVQIKRIHEYKRQLLAALHTIVLYNRIKADPEACIHPRTLIFAGKAAPGYAMAKLHIKLINSIGEKINHDPDMQGKLQCFFIPNYNVSLAEHLFPASDLSEQISTAGFEASGTGNMKFALNGALTIGTLDGATIEMMDFIGRENMFIFGLSVDEVRDLRISGYQPELYVKANPELELALNQLREGVFSPEDPALFEPILGALLERGDYFMVLADFEAYAQAQETVAQLYRDKNEWSRRAILNIARMGYFSSDRTILEYASKVWDVKPVT, translated from the coding sequence ATGCCACACCGTTTACCCAACCCCCGCACCGGAATGGAAATTCAGTCGATCGAGACGGATATTCGCGAACATTTGCGCTATACCCTGGCTGAAGACAAATATTCCTCAACTCAGTGGGACAATTACCAGAGTCTGGTTTTGGCCGTGCTCGATCGGGTACATGACCGCTGGTTGGATACCCAGGATAATTTTTACCAAAAAAAATCAAAGCAGGTTTATTACCTCTCCATGGAGTATCTGGTGGGTCGCCTGCTGGATAATTGCCTGATCAACCTGGGCATTCAGAATGAAACCCGGCAGGCGCTCAAGCATTTGGGGCTCGATTTTGATCAAATTCGCAGTGCGGAATGGGATGCGGGTCTGGGCAATGGCGGTTTGGGGCGTTTGGCAGCCTGTTTTCTGGACTCAATGGCCACCCAGGGCATTGCGGGCATGGGCTATGGCATCCGCTTTGACTATGGTATGTTTTTCCAAAAAATTCACAATGGCTATCAAATTGAGTCGCCTGACCAGTGGCTGCGCTATGGCAATCCCTGGGACATTGTGCGCCCTGAAGTGCAATTCAAGATCAATTTTTATGGCAATACGTCCTTTCACGAAGACAGCGAAGGCGAAGTGTTTGTGAAATGGGAAAACACTGAAAAGGTCTTGGCAGTGGCCTATGATACGCCGATTCCTGGCTACCGCAATGACAAGGCGATTACCCTGAGGCTTTGGAAAGCTGAAGCGATCAATTCTTTGGATTTGACGCATTTTAATCAGGGCGAATATATCAATGCCATGCGCGATAAAACCCTGAATGAAAATATCTCCCGTGTGCTCTATCCCAATGACAAGGAATTTGTGGGCCAGGAACTGCGCTTAAAGCAGGAATATTTTATGGTGGCCGCTGCCCTTCAGGATATTTTCAGACGCTTCAAGAAAATGCATACCGATCTGCGTAAGTTCCCGGATGCGGTGGCAATTCAGTGCAATGATACCCATCCCAACTTGGCGATTGTTGAGTTGATGCGGATTTTGATTGATATTGAGCGTTTGCCCTGGGATTTGGCCTGGGAGATCACCACGCGAACGATCTCGTATACCAACCACACCCTTTTGCCCGAAGCACTTGAAAAATGGCCGGTTTCATTGATGCGCCTGCTTTTGCCCCGCCATTTGGAATTGCTCTATGAAATCAACCGCCGGTTTCTCAGCCAAATCACCCTCAGCAGTGGTGATGATTTGAGCTCAAAACAACATCTTTCGATCATTACCCAGGGCGAAGCCCCGATGGTGCAGATGGGCCATTTGGGCGTGGTGGCTGCCCACCGTGTGAATGGGGTTTCTGCGGTGCACAGTGATCTCATGACCAAGACCATTTTTCGCGATTTTGCAGAGCTTTGGCCTGAGAAGTTTATCAACGTCACCAATGGGGTGACTCCCCGGCGTTGGATCAAACAATCCAATCCTTTGCTTTCAGATTTGATTACCGATAAAGTCGGTCTTGGCTGGGTCAAGCAATTGGATGAGATCAAGCAGCTTGAAAAATATGCCGATGATGCGGGTTTTCAAAAAGAAATCTGGGATATTAAACAAAAAAATAAAGCCACTTTGGCCGCCTATTTGAAAAACCGTCATGGCTTTGAGCTCAACCCCCATGCGATTTTTGATGTGCAGATCAAGCGAATTCATGAGTACAAGCGCCAATTACTCGCGGCTTTGCATACGATTGTGCTCTATAACCGAATCAAAGCCGATCCTGAGGCCTGTATTCACCCGCGCACCCTGATTTTTGCAGGCAAAGCGGCTCCAGGTTATGCCATGGCCAAACTGCATATTAAATTGATCAACAGCATTGGCGAGAAGATCAACCATGACCCCGATATGCAGGGTAAACTGCAGTGCTTTTTTATTCCCAATTACAATGTTTCCCTGGCCGAACATCTTTTTCCGGCCTCAGACCTGTCTGAACAGATTTCGACGGCGGGCTTTGAAGCCTCAGGCACAGGCAATATGAAATTCGCGCTCAATGGCGCGCTGACGATCGGAACTCTCGATGGCGCCACGATTGAAATGATGGACTTTATTGGCCGCGAAAATATGTTTATTTTTGGTTTGAGCGTGGATGAAGTTCGTGATTTGCGTATTTCAGGGTATCAGCCTGAGCTCTATGTCAAAGCAAATCCTGAATTGGAACTGGCTTTGAATCAGTTGCGTGAGGGGGTCTTCAGCCCTGAGGATCCCGCACTCTTTGAACCGATTCTCGGTGCGCTTTTGGAGCGGGGGGATTATTTCATGGTTTTGGCAGATTTTGAAGCCTATGCCCAAGCCCAGGAAACCGTGGCCCAGCTCTACCGCGACAAAAATGAATGGAGCCGCCGGGCGATCTTGAATATTGCGCGCATGGGCTATTTTTCTTCAGATCGCACGATTTTGGAATATGCCAGCAAGGTCTGGGATGTGAAACCTGTGACCTGA
- a CDS encoding peptide ABC transporter substrate-binding protein: MSNKTDKSNNPVLLEVKGLKKHFPIKRGILFSKQVGAVKAVDGLDLFVREGETLGMVGESGCGKSTTGRLILRLIEPTEGEVIFQGQDLLKLNNNDMRAMRRQLQMVFQNPYASLDPRMTVGDIIAEPLRVHKMFSSSQDMKKRVRELLDCVGLNPSYTERFPHEFSGGQRQRIGIARALALNPKLIIADEPVSALDVSVQAQVLNLLNDLQAQFNLTFIFIAHNLSTVNHISDRVAVMYLGKVVELAENDLLYANPKHPYTQALMSAVPEPDPLLMRGSERKARIILEGDIPSPVNPPSGCRFHTRCWEVKDICKTTEPPLVDTGNGHYVACHLHKAAAGETPLRTTN; this comes from the coding sequence ATGAGCAACAAGACCGATAAATCCAATAATCCCGTTTTGCTAGAGGTCAAAGGCCTCAAAAAGCATTTTCCGATCAAGCGGGGCATTCTGTTTTCAAAGCAAGTAGGTGCTGTTAAAGCCGTAGATGGTCTTGACCTGTTTGTGCGTGAAGGCGAAACCCTGGGCATGGTAGGCGAATCCGGCTGCGGAAAATCCACCACAGGCCGTTTGATCTTGCGCCTGATTGAACCCACTGAGGGAGAAGTCATTTTCCAGGGGCAAGATTTATTGAAACTCAATAACAACGATATGCGCGCCATGCGTCGGCAATTGCAGATGGTCTTTCAGAACCCCTATGCCTCGCTCGACCCGCGTATGACGGTCGGCGATATTATCGCTGAACCCCTGCGCGTGCATAAAATGTTTTCTTCTTCGCAAGATATGAAAAAACGCGTGCGCGAACTCTTGGATTGCGTAGGCTTAAACCCCTCCTATACTGAGCGTTTTCCCCACGAGTTTTCAGGTGGCCAACGTCAACGTATCGGGATAGCCCGCGCTTTGGCCCTGAATCCCAAGCTGATCATTGCAGATGAACCCGTATCCGCACTGGATGTATCCGTCCAGGCCCAGGTTTTGAACCTGCTCAATGATTTGCAGGCCCAGTTCAATCTGACCTTTATTTTCATTGCCCACAACCTGAGTACGGTCAACCATATCAGCGACCGCGTCGCCGTTATGTATTTGGGCAAGGTGGTGGAATTGGCTGAAAATGATTTGCTTTACGCCAATCCCAAACACCCCTATACCCAAGCCCTGATGTCGGCTGTTCCTGAACCCGATCCGCTCTTGATGCGTGGATCTGAGCGCAAAGCGCGTATTATTCTCGAAGGGGATATTCCCAGCCCGGTGAATCCTCCCTCAGGCTGCCGCTTTCATACCCGCTGCTGGGAAGTAAAAGATATCTGTAAAACCACTGAGCCTCCGCTGGTCGATACTGGCAACGGGCATTACGTGGCCTGCCACCTGCACAAAGCAGCGGCAGGTGAAACTCCCTTGCGGACCACCAACTAG